The following proteins are co-located in the Oryzias melastigma strain HK-1 linkage group LG8, ASM292280v2, whole genome shotgun sequence genome:
- the si:ch211-195b15.8 gene encoding dual specificity protein phosphatase 8: MVWSLERDAGLPPLSVILPRLYLGAERDVTQERLASLGISYVLSVSRCTPQPTFLPCSRYLRVPIDDSLWDDLLPWIPKALHFIDAALSSGGSVLVHCAAGISRSPALAVAYIMYRLEMDLDHAYRFVKERRPSISPNFNFLGQLQLFQGALRHRTPGGDFCLQQQSDHQTCSSTDSRAQRHTADSSQLRHSTPDRTDDQRLDPSLHQELIEEPTKAPPKPTKPPLPPDPVSVSEKRKSLTLSLTPLGACPSTLTKAPTTSKAVQSHTGPHIPSGDSCRGRAPPKSRCDEMKEQGLLWPFSVTLNKLLDWGDRLLLGGAFVTPVRTGKPALPYEC, from the exons ATGGTGTGGTCCCTGGAGCGTGACGCAGGCCTGCCCCCGCTGTCCGTGATCCTACCGCGGCTCTATCTGGGAGCGGAGCGTGACGTGACGCAG GAGCGCCTGGCCTCTCTGGGGATCTCCTACGTGCTGAGTGTGAGCCGCTGCACCCCCCAGCCCACCTTCCTGCCCTGCTCCAGATACCTCCGCGTCCCCATTGATGACTCTCTGTGGGACGACCTGCTGCCCTGGATCCCCAAGGCGCTGCACTTCATCG ACGCAGCCCTGTCCTCCGGGGGATCGGTGTTGGTGCACTGCGCAGCGGGGATCTCCCGCTCCCCTGCTCTGGCTGTCGCCTACATCATGTACCGCCTGGAGATGGACCTGGACCACGCCTACAG GTTTGTGAAAGAGCGCCGGCCTTCcatttccccaaacttcaacTTCCTGGGCCAGCTGCAGCTCTTCCAGGGTGCGCTGAGGCACAGAACCCCCGGTGGAGACTTctgcctgcagcagcagagcgaTCATCAGACGTGTTCCAGCACCGACAGTCGAGCCCAGCGCCACACAGCGGACTCGTCCCAGCTGAGACACTCCACTCCAGACCGCACGGACGATCAAAGACTAGATCCAAGCCTCCATCAGGAACTCATTGAGGAACCCACCAAAGCACCCCCCAAACCCACAAAGCCACCACTCCCTCCTGATCCAGTCTCTGTTTCAGAGAAACGCAAGAGCCTCACCCTCTCTCTGACTCCCCTGGGAGCCTGTCCCTCCACCCTGACAAAAGCCCCCACCACGTCAAAAGCTGTGCAGAGCCACACCGGGCCCCACATCCCATCTGGGGACTCCTGCAGGGGCCGCGCCCCCCCCAAGAGCCGGTGTGACGAGATGAAGGAGCAGGGCCTGCTGTGGCCCTTCAGCGTGACTCTGAACAAGCTGCTGGACTGGGGGGACAGGCTGCTGCTGGGGGGGGCGTTTGTGACCCCCGTCAGAACGGGGAAGCCGGCGCTGCCCTATGAGTGCTGA